A DNA window from Taeniopygia guttata chromosome 8, bTaeGut7.mat, whole genome shotgun sequence contains the following coding sequences:
- the PDE4DIP gene encoding myomegalin isoform X5, whose amino-acid sequence MKDNCRICGRELCGNQRRWIFHTAAKLNLQVLLSHVLGRELCRDGRSEFACSKCAFMLDRIYRFDTVIARIEALSIERLQKLLLEKDRLKFCIASMYRRNNDDSSTEDKAGEGTVDLSNLPDARYAALLQEDFAYSGFEYWMDQEEHGLEPHSCHGSEGAGSRPRRCRGCAALRVADADYEAICKVPRKVARSISCGLSSRWSASMGNEESSVCDVAESTSSRVAVDGDSMEEGTPASSLESLDTTVEASPPQQKDEDADKGVKGNGKCDDLSDDRMTPSSSLSGNRLELALNLIKTLDYKPLQSPRGSRLPIPVKSSLPPPKLCRDLADGSASAGLACASSAFLNADRKSFSRAPLGLPLEISELQELWDDLYEDYMPLRVQNLQDEQQQPAPGSAAAGEHVSNVCAGELQGKIQHFEAANKLLQEKLNELNFELKSVQETSQRQDRMIQSLNEALKSKDSKTEELYHIIEGQNETMAKLRDMLHRNHLGQLQVPESPLSPQEQQMSPLDLQNALFCTKLEVQRLKRAQCQKEHQLAEAKRATQLLETTVHEEEQQKEATWKHNQELRVVVKQLQAELQDKAQQLQTLEWEKSCELQAQEQRVQRLTQQLAHKEQLLQESRELLQCQQSLEKSPAAMNAMLEKLQQRVSDRDAALERAVDEKFCALEKKEQELQQLRVCVRERGSDLERLRSVLCSNEATIHSLESLLKAKTLELEQVSATCQNLRWLKEEIEAKSGSRQKEQEGIIQQLQTCLHDRNKEVEELTATLLCKLGPGQSEVAEELCLRLQHKEKMLQDLLSDRNHQTMEHDAEIRELLQALSTKEQQSRVAAEKMAQALAERSHELQLLRQHVLGKDPVGTQSAGARPLKQDKQPIQEIMQRACGATAIAGSLQEDSSCRTEGVTMSAAELEKDLVNAKEELVLMVKKERESRRELTALQSVVATQEEELQVQASDIESLTRTIQMKEDLIKDLQMQLVDPEEIPAMEKLTQEVLVLREKVAVAESQGQEATGNRRQQLLLMLEGLVAERNRLNEALQAERQLYGSLVKFHTHPDSAARDHALQVELEGVQELRGQLEEALGRSLECLSRLETQGAIGGQAAGPHSDASTNFTDSMKEEAARGLAAQQSKPRARRENGGTERSTAGTERERELRAERELRELKAQLEEAGFSSVSHIRKAMLSLCLENAELKERMGEATSLLESAEQEEPGLGSPLAPEPRRLPRKSRGSLGDRSAGGSGDGQGLPAERGTVPAKRPALETRAQDDMPKRPCPGSPGGGDGSHVEGSIPGGGWPGLGAELRSQVAQGQRQCQELQDKLAASEATVRAQAEQLEKYHVLLREPQTQQLSKQVQVDFQDLGYETCGRSETEADRDETTSPECEEPDVFSETSLGEELGSLCQPGMSRVGKTARKPVALEDVEALHQHIQDLKAQLLNANKVIQSLQRRARSISVTSGYTSGAERPLPAPKVLASPAHSLTDEDEGWQSDGHGTLCPPALRAHRDLQSLVHRVALLEAQLPLAKHGATLPKELHSATWPGKYNSLIQAQARELSHLRQMLREGRGVSRSLAHHLRDALRSFEDLLRGTDIDYYLGQGFREQLAQGRNLAERLSDKLGIRDQQDREDKTSHELLAQRLSRKLQEKEKVIESLEVKLQERSESPGSSCPPSESSHSASSSSFTSEGLEPCSDGDAASEYSQCQEEPAQHAGLHFDSLSKPVSAPLPALAPGLSPFLPAGPPPPAAPPLLGCCGNSVCSLAEAQQELQVLRRQLGESVTLPMAPAKPTVPLGPFGEGSKAPASFCQHGALQGPAELPGAADTRTLWDMPLPPQPLCGALPAGHLSGQKLTGADLLEEHLLEIRSLRQRLEESICTNDRLREQLERRLASTGKASGLPSDVYGQPPELGLQLSRENQALHEENQTLRLQRDHLSQELARVQEALMAACSRAREAEAELGQRRGKQRKLTEELSECQESVRQLRDERRSLQEDNNRLQHSVTLLQQQSEEQRLLLQTLRAELHVYESLPGPSAETRAGCFPSPPVRDVGTNAAAPLLSTLPSGMSVLRRMDEPRGADALLRKSEGLTGAHVVGRLDTYRALEQHIVEGKALARELMCLTRPALGLPKCPLPGKEALGRTGTGQGHLWGSASTLHSILQECVSLLTAFWSTVLPVSPAQQQGKERVLQGEITALRARLSEREDALQSTARRLHSTAQLKDSMEQFIVSQLTRTHSVLRKARTNLEVKAQQALPVA is encoded by the exons CAGCATGGGCAACGAGGAGTCGTCTGTGTGTGATGTGGCCGAGTCCACCAGCTCCAGGGTGGCTGTGGATGGGGACAGCATGGAGGAAGGCACACCTGCATCCTCTCTTGAATCTCTGGACACCACCGTGGAGGCCAGCCCTCCGCAGCAGAAGGATGAAGATGCAGATAAGGGGGTGAAGGGGAATGGGAAATGTGACGATTTGTCGGATGATCGCATGACCCCGAGCTCTTCACTGAGTGGGAACAGGCTGGAGCTGGCCCTCAATTTGATCAAGACGTTGGACTACAAACCCCTTCAGAGCCCCCGAGGCAGCCGACTACCTATTCCTGTGAAGTCCAGCTTGCCCCCTCCCAAGCTCTGCCGTGACTTGGCAGATGGCAGTGCTTCTGCTGGCTTAGCATGTGCTAGTTCTGCCTTCCTCAACGCAGACAGAAAATCGTTTTCCAGAGCTCCTTTGGGCCTTCCCCTGGAAAtttctgagctgcaggagctgtgggatgaccTCTATGAGGATTATATGCCGCTGCGGGTACAG aaTTTGCAGgatgaacagcagcagccagctccaggtagtgctgcagcaggggagCACGTGTCCAATGTGTgtgcaggagagctgcagggcaAAATCCAGCATTTTGAAGCTGCCAACAAG TTGTTACAGGAAAAGCTGAATGAATTGAATTTCGAATTAAAATCTGTTCAAGAAACATCACAAAGGCAAGATCGTATGATCCAGAGTCTGAACGAGGCCCTGAAGAGCAAAGACAGTAAG ACAGAGGAGCTGTACCACATCATCGAAGGGCAGAATGAGACCATGGCCAAGCTGCGGGACATGTTACACAGAAACCATCTGGGACAGCTGCAG GTGCCAGAGAGCCCACTGTCACCCCAGGAGCAGCAAATGTCACCGCTCGATCTTCAGAACGCACTTTTCTGCACCAAACTGGAGGTGCAGAGACTGAAGAGAGCTCAGTGCCAGAAGGAGCATCAGCTGGCTGAAGCCAAGAGAGCAACCCAGCTCCTAGAGACCACGGTCCatgaggaagagcagcagaaagagGCAACCTGGAAACACAATCAG GAGCTGCGTGTTGTGGTAAaacagctgcaggcagagctgcaggacaaggctcagcagctccAGACTTTGGAGTGGGAGAAAAGCTGTGAGCTGCAGGCCCAGGAGCAGAGAGTTCAGCGTTTGACTCAGCAGCTGGCTCACAAGGAGCAGCTTCTGCAG GAATCCAGGGAGCTTCTGCAATGCCAGCAAAGCTTGGAGAAGAGCCCTGCAGCCATGAATGCCATGttggagaagctgcagcagcgTGTCAGTGACAGGGATGCTGCTCTAGAG CGAGCAGTAGATGAGAAGTTCTGTgccctggagaagaaggagcaggagctgcagcagctgcgcGTGTGCGTGCGGGAGCGCGGCAGTGACCTGGAGAGGCTGCGCAGTGTCCTCTGCAGCAACGAGGCCACCATCCAC AGCCTGGAGAGCCTCCTGAAAGCCAAAACTCTGGAACTGGAGCAGGTCTCAGCAACCTGCCAAAACCTCCGCTGGCTCAAAGAGGAGATTGAGGCCAAATCTGGCAGCaggcagaaggagcaggaggggatTATCCAACAGCTGCAGACCTGCCTGCATGACAGGAACAAGGAAGTGGAG GAGCTTACTGCAACTCTGCTGTGCAAGCTGGGCCCCGGGCAGAGTGAGGTAGCAGAGGAGCTGTGCCTGCGCCtccagcacaaggagaagatgCTGCAGGATCTCCTCAGTGACCGGAACCATCAAACCATGGAGCATGATGCTGAAATTcgggagctgctgcaggctctgAGCACCAaggaacagcagagcaga GTGGCTGCAGAGAAGATGGCTCAGGCTTTGGCTGAAAGGAGCCATGAGCTACAACTGCTGCGCCAGCACGTGTTGGGGAAGGACCCTGTTGGGACCCAGTCAGCTGGTGCCAGGCCATTGAAGCAGGACAAACAACCCATACAA GAGATAATGCAAAGAGCTTGTGGAGCTACAGCCATTGCTGGATCCCTGCAGGaagacagcagctgcaggacagaggGAG TTACAATGTCAGCAGCAGAACTGGAGAAGGATCTTGTCAATGCCAAAGAGGAGCTGGTGCTAATGGtgaagaaggaaagggaaagcagG CGGGAGCTCACTGCTCTCCAGTCTGTCGTGGCcacacaggaggaggagctgcaggtgcaggCCTCAGATATCGAGTCCTTGACCAGAACCATCCAGATGAAAGAGGACCTCATCAAG GATCTGCAGATGCAGCTGGTGGATCCTGAAGAAATTCCAGCCATGGAAAAACTGACACAAGAAGTGCTGGTGCTTCGGGAGAAAGTGGCTGTAGCAGAGTCCCAAGGACAGGAGGCTACTGGAAACAGAAGGCAACAG TTGTTACTGATGCTGGAAGGGCTGGTGGCGGAGAGGAATCGGTTAAATGAGGCTCTCCAGGCAGAGAGGCAGCTCTATGGCAGCCTGGTGAAGTTTCACACACACCCAGACAG CGCTGCGAGAGACCACGCCCTGCAGGTGGAGCTGGAAGGGGTCCAGGAGCTCCGGGGACAGCTGGAAGAAGCTCTTGGAAGAAGCTTGGAGTGTTTGAGCAGGCTGGAGACACAGGGCGCCATAGGAG GTCAGGCCGCAGGTCCGCACAGCGATGCCAGCACCAACTTCACCGACAGCATGAAGGAGGAGGCAGCCCGTGGCTTGGCAGCCCAGCAG AGCAAGCCCCGGGCCCGCAGGGAAAACGGGGGCACCGAACGGAGCACGGCGGGCACGGAGCGCGAACGGGAGCTGCGGGCCGagcgggagctgcgggagctgAAGGCGCAGCTGGAGGAAGCTGGATTCTCCTCTGTCTCCCACATCAG GAAGGCGATGCTGAGCCTGTGCCTGGAAAACGCGGAGCTGAAAGAGCGGATGGGTGAAGCCACATCGCTGCTGGAGAGCGCGGAGCAGGAggagcccgggctgggcagccCTCTGGCCCCTGAGCCCCGGAGGCTGCCGCGGAAGAGCCGCGGGTCCCTTGGGGACCGCTCGGCCGGAGGCAGCGGGGATGGCCAagggctcccagcagagaggggcACCGTGCCCGCCAAACGCCCGGCGCTGGAGACTCGAGCCCAGGATGACATGCCCAAGagaccctgccctggcagcccgGGTGGAGGGGACGGGAGCCAT GTGGAGGGCTCGATTCCCGGCGGgggctggccagggctgggcGCAGAGCTGCGCTCCCAGGTGGCACAGGGCCAaaggcagtgccaggagctgcaggacaaGCTTGCTGCCTCCGAGGCCACAGTGCGGGCACAAGCTGAGCAGCTGGAGAAATACCACGTCCTGCTCC GTGAACCTCAGACACAGCAGCTCAGCAAGCAAGTGCAGGTGGACTTCCAGGACCTGGGCTATGAGACCTGTGGGCGCAGTGAGACCGAGGCTGACCGTGACGAGACCACCAGCCCTG AGTGCGAGGAGCCAGATGTGTTCAGTGAGACCAGCCTGGGTGAGGAgctggggtccctgtgccagccaggGATGTCCAGAGTGGGCAAAACTGCCCGGAAACCCGTGGCCCTGGAAGATGTGGAGGCCCTGCACCAGCATATCCAGGACCTCAAGGCCCAGCTGCTCAATGCCAACAAGGTGATCCAGAGCCTGCAGCGCCGTGCCCGCTCCATCTCTGTCACCAGTGGCTACACCTCGGGTGCTGAGCGGCCCCTGCCGGCTCCCAAGGTCCTCGCGTCCCCAGCCCACAGCCTGACGGACGAGGACGAGGGCTGGCAGTCGGATGGGCACGGCACGCTGTGCCCACCCGCCCTGCGGGCACACCGCGACCTGCAGAGCCTGGTGCACCGCGTCGCCCTGCTGGAGGCACAGCTGCCCCTGGCCAAGCATGGAGCCACCTTGCCCAAGGAGCTGCACTCTGCCACTTGGCCAGG GAAATACAACTCTTTGATCCAGGCACAGGCTCGGGAGCTCTCCCACTTGCGGCAGATGCTGCGGGAGGGCCGTGGGGTGAGCCGCAGCCTGGCCCACCACCTGCGGGACGCCCTGCGCTCCTTCGAGGACCTCCTTCGGGGCACTGACATCGACTACTACCTGGGCCAGGGCTTTcgggagcagctggcccagggcAGGAACCTGGCTGAGAGGCTCAGCGACAAGCTGGGCATCA GAGATCAACAAGACAGGGAGGATAAAACCAGTCACGAACTCCTGGCACAGAG GCTCAGCAGGAAGCtccaggagaaggagaaggtgaTTGAGAGCCTGGAGGTGAAGCTGCAGGAGCGCTCTGAGTCCCCAGGTAGCAGCTGCCCGCCCTCGGAGTCATCCcactctgccagcagctcatCCTTCACCTccgaggggctggagccctgctCCGATGGGGATGCGGCCAGCGAGTACAGCCAGTGCCAGGAGGAGCCCGCCCAACATGCAG GCCTTCACTTTGACTCCTTGTCCAAACCCGTTAGTGcccccctgcctgccctggcccccgggctgtcccccttcctccctgctgggccccctcctcctgcagccccgccactcctgggctgctgtgggaaTTCTGTCTGCTCCCTggctgaggcacagcaggaacTGCAGGTGCTCCGGAGACAACTGGGAGAAA GTGTGACACTGCCCATGGCACCAGCAAAGCCCACAGTCCCGCTGGGCCCCTTTGGAGAGGGCAGCAAAGCCCCAGCATCGTTCTGCCAACACGGAGCCCTGCAGGGCCCGGCCGAGCTCCCCGGAGCCGCCGACACCCGCACCCTCTGGGACATGCCCCTTCCCCCCCAGCCGCTCTGCGGGGCCCTGCCAGCAGGGCACCTCTCTGGCCAGAAGCTGACAG GGGCAGACCTGCTGGAGGAACACCTGCTGGAGATCCGCAGCCTGCGCCAGCGCCTGGAGGAGTCCATCTGCACCAACGACCGGCTCCGGGAGCAGCTGGAGCGCCGCCTGGCCTCCACGGGCAAGGCCAGCG GACTGCCCAGTGATGTCTATGGCCAGCCAccggagctggggctgcagctgagcagggagaaCCAGGCTCTGCATGAGGAAAACCAGACCCTGCGGCTCCAACGTGACCACCTCTCCCAAG agctggcacGGGTGCAGGAGGCACTCATGGCTGCCTGCTCCCGGGCACGGGAGGCtgaagcagagctgggccagAGGCGCGGGAAGCAGCGGAAGCTGACGGAGGAGCTCTCCGAGTGCCAAGAGAGTGTCCGGCAGCTCCGGGACGAGCGGCGCTCTCTGCAGGAGGACAACAACAG gctgcagcacTCAGTGacactcctgcagcagcagagtgagGAGCAGCGTCTGCTCCTGCAGACCCTACGTGCGGAGCTGCACGTCTACGAGAGCCTCCCTGGCCCCTCTGCTGAGACACGAGCAG GCTGCTTCCCATCTCCTCCAGTGCGCGATGTGGGCACTAACGCAGCAGCTCCCCTTCTCTCCACGCTGCCCTCCGGCATGTCGGTGCTCCGACGGATGGACG AGCCTCGTGGGGCAGACGCGCTGCTGAGGAAGAGCGAGGGGCTGACGGGGGCTCACGTTGTTGGCCGTCTGGACACGTACCgagccctggagcagcacatCGTGGAGGGAAAGGCCTTGGCCCGGGAGCTGATGTGTCTCACACGCCCAGCACTCGGGCTGCCCAAGTGCCCGCTCCCGGGAAAGGAG GCCCTGGGACGCACAGGCACGGGGCAGGGGCATCTGTGGGGCAGCGCCAGCACCCTGCACAGCATCCTGCAGGAGTGCGTGTCTCTCCTCACTGCCTTCTGGAGCACTGTGCTGCCCgtgagccctgcccagcagcagggcaag GAGCGGGTGCTCCAGGGCGAGATCACGGCGCTGCGGGCCCGGCTCTCCGAGAGGGAGGACGCTCTGCAGAGCACGGCCAGGCggctgcacagcacagcccagctcaaGGACAGCATGGAGCAGTTCATTGTCAGCCAGT TGACCAGGACCCACAGTGTTCTGCGCAAGGCCAGGACAAACCTGGAG GTGAAGGCCCAGCAGGCCCTGCCTGTTGCGTGA